The stretch of DNA TTCTTCCTCTCCAAACATCATTCTCGGCTTTTTCTGGTGCATAAAAAGAATAAGGCTTCCCTACTAAACCTGCTTTACCTACAAGATTCTGATTATGCATTTCTATTACTGGATTAGGGTTTCCATCAATATAAACCCTATAAATGCCCCCATAATCTGAAGGCACGCCTCCAAATGTTGCCCAAAACCGAACAACAGCACCAGCACCTTTGTCTTCAAACATCACATCTTCTTTACGACCTTGGTTTTCTTCGGTACGGATATAGTGACTAAAATCATGGTTTTCAAACCAGCCTTTTCCCCAATCGCGAGGGACATTTTCATCCCCAAAATTTCCTGTTTTGAATTTACCATCTTCAATTGCTGTGTTCTTAGTTTTAGAATCCCTGGAATAACTGGAAGCTTGCTTGCAGGTATAAGATGCAGAAGGCCACTGAGCTAAACTTGCTCGGTCTGTCATTTCTTTAAGTAAGGTTTCTACCGTTATCATTTGAGATATCACATGCTCTTGAAAGGCTATCAAAAATATAATAAGTAGAATTTTTGTTTTATTTCTTTGTAATTTCATAAATAAGGTTTGTATATTTTTTAATTATAATATTCTTTGAAAAAGGAATTATACTTTTTAAGAGTTTTTTCCACTGCTTCTATTTCATTTCCTATAGGTTTTGCATCAATAGTTTTTACACTTTCTATCCACCTTGTTTCCCAATCAGCCAGTTTATCATAAAATTCATTTGCTCTTAGTGTTTCCCTTTCGTACACTTGTGGCAATCCTTCTTCGCTATAGTCAGTACCATTCTCTAAATGCCCTCTTAACATCTCATAAAATTTTTGCCATCTAGGGAGGTAGTAGCCATCAATAAGTCCGCTCCATTCTCTCCACGAATAATCGAAAATATGGGAGTCTTCATCCGACCCCCAATGGGTAACCAGCATCGAAGCATTATATTCATAAAGATTTTTTTCTTCTTCTGTATTTCCCCATGATCGCGCATCATTTACCCATTTATCGAAGCTGAACTCAGACCTTGTCTTTAACAATTGGTCTGTATCTTTTAATAATTGCAAAAATTGTTTTGAAAATTTATCAAATTCATAAAGGTTTTTATCCTTAAAGGCCTGTGCAGCTTCTTTATGTATCTCCTGACCAAGATTTGTCAATACCTGTCTTGTTATATCTACTATATCAAAAAGGTAAGGGTCAGACTTGCTCAAAGTTTTTGCATCTTGTAATAACAATTGAAGTGATTTTATAAGTTCTTGCGGTGCATAAGGGATCTTAAACCCATAATTTGGTCCTGACTTTTTAACATCAATAGCAGGTCTGGCACAGATAATAGAACTATTTTCTACACCATTAGTACCTTGCTTATACGGGCCTTCCAATAGTATATTCCATGCTTCGTTAGCACTTTTAGAACTTGTTCCATATCTACGTGCAATACTTTTCTTTAACCATGCATTTATATCTACTTCACTATTATGGAATGGCATTTCAAAAGCTAAATCATAGTATACTGGATTTTGATTTACAGCTTCCATAAAAAGACCACTTCCTTTGGCTGTACCAGTTTTTTCTAACGCTGTTTTAAACTGATTGGAGGCTAATAAGCGCATATCGCCATGCATATTGATGCGTCCTCCAAAATTATGTAAGTTTCCGGCAACAAAATCATAGCCCCAAAAGTTGTCTTGTTTATAACGCTCCCCATTGAGGTCTAAAATCAATAATCTATCTTTAGGTACCGCCGTGGCAATACCTTCTCTAATTGACCATGCTTGCATCGCCCATTTAGCCTCTGAATCAAAATCAACCAAAAGATCCTTAATAGCCTTTCCTACTTTATTTAAATATTCTTCTCCTTCTTGTGGTGGCTCGCCTTCATGAAACGGATCAGCAGCATAAACACCATGAGCTCCAAAAAGTTCTTTTTGAGTTTCTAGAAATGTCTTTCCAAATGTTTTAAACAGAGGGTCTAATGGGTCTAGTTGCATGGTTCCTTTAAAGCCTAACCATGTGGTTTCTTGTTTTATTGCCGCATTAGGGAACTTCTCTTTAAAGATTCTGGGTACATATCCTGAAAAACCTTGTTGTATTGGCTGCATGCCTAATTCTAACTGCCTATTCATAATTTTCTTGCCCAATGCAATGTGCTTATCTATCCAGGTTTTAGGTAAAGGTCCTCCATGACTTTGTATATTAGTCATCCATTGCCACGCAAAAAAAGCCGGGCCTACTAAAAACTTACGGGCTTCTTCATCTGTTAATCCCGATTTTAAAAGCGCATGATACCATACACCTTCTAAACCAACCACAGAAAGTGGCATATTAATGCCATTTAATGCCAAAAAATCTATTTCCCGTTCCCAGCGTTCCCAATCCCACCATGCAGCTGTATAACTTATTGTACAATAATTAAAATGAACTCGGTACTCGGGCTGAATTACTTTTTTAAAAGATTCTTTAGGGATTGGTAGTTTTTTAGGTAAGTCTAATTGATCGCCCGTCCATGAAAAATGAGCATTACATTCATACTTTAAATACCAATTTAAAGCCGATGCTATTGATACACCATTGTTTCCTTTTAATAGTATTTTTCCATTTTTTGATGCAATTTCAAAAGTATCTTTATTATTTTCCTGAGGAATGCTCTCTAAAACAAACTGATTAGAATAACCAGGAATAACTCTTTCTATAAGATTGTATACTTCAATAAGATTATGAATAACTTTTTCATCCTTAATTGACAGTTTTTTATCTGAATTACACGAACTCATAGATGTTGTTATTAACAACATTGCTACTATTCTAAACTTCATTTTGTTTTTATTTTTTTGTTCTAAAGTTTACAATCATTTCGGGGCCTGCAACTCTTCCTTTTCCTTTATAATCAAATTCTATTAGATTTTTGCCTTCATTTACAATAAAGGCACTTGCTTTGAGTATCACTTCTTTTTTAACTTGATGGTTTTCTGAATAATGCCTAAGGGTTTGAGTCCCTTCATTAACAATATACTCCCCCGGTTCTAATGTGAACGGCATTACGGTTTTCTGTGTACCTACTTTTAGATAAACTCCCGTCACAGGCCCTTTAGATACTTTTGGAAGGCGAATGACGTATTGTAATTTTTGCTTTGGTCCAGCACAAAAATATTCCCATGTAGAGGATGTTGGTAAGCCAGGTTCTGTTGTCATATTCGAATGTTTGTAATCTAATGAAATAGGAGCACTCGATGTGTTTTCCAAAATTTGAGAGGGTAAGGTATTAGATTCGTCCAAACCGGAAGCATGTCCACCTTCTGGTGCCCACGATTCTATAAATATTAATTGTGCTTGACCATTTTTTAATTCTAAACCATAAAACGTATAAGGGTCACGAAGCTTTTCTTTTTGTTCTTCACTAAAAAGACCGTTCATTCTTGCTTTTTCCCATTTCTTTATTTCAGCCAAAATATCGGCAGCCTCATCATTAATTTTTTCAAAATTCGGACTAATGTAAAAATCGACACCTGCATCGTAGCCTGCTCCCAAGCCCATAACCCATTCCATGTCTTTCTTGGTGGTTTTTCTATTGATACTAAATTGCCCCATTTTTCGGGGTAATAAATCTTCTTTTAATCCTTTTTGCACTTTAATTCGATGATCCAAGTGGGCTTCTCTAAAATTCTTGGAAGTCCAGGGTTCACCCCAACTTTCGTTCGAGAAATAATGCCAGCCAAAATGTGTCACATCCGATGAATTGGCTACTATATTTGGATTATTCAGGTTATCGTAAAAAACCTTGACAAAACGATCGCTGCCATAACGTCCATGACCGTTAGCCAAACCACCTTCAATACCATCAAAACTTATTCTCTTTAGATTTCCTTCATTAAAGAATTTAGCCAGATTTTTTGCCATTTCATCTTGTAGGTTAATATCAGGGAAAAAAACTTTGTAACCGTGCGACATTAAACGAGCCACTTGTTCTCCTTTTTTATGAGCTACTGCCTTGGTGCCAAATGCGCCGCGTTTACAGTCCTTTAGTATTAATTGACCATTAGCAGTTGCATTAGTATATTCAATTATTTCATCACCAATTCGAACAGCCATATGTTCTCGCCATCTAGGATTAACTTTATCTATATTTGGTTCATGATATGCCACACGTACCATTTCATCTTGCAATAGCAATTCAATATCGTTTTCCGAAATGTCTTTTTCCAATTTTGTGATACCAGCTAAAACTAAACCTGAATGAGGCTTAGGCGTTACCAGTGGATCGTTAGGGGTGATAAAATTGGTTAAGGTATGAGCTCCCAGATTGATCCCATGTTCTTCCGCCTTATTTGAGCATTCTCTAACCGACTGATAACCATTTGGAAAATTTTTCTCACTAACTTTAAAGGTTCCCCAAGTTTCAAAAATCCCTCCGTGATACACACAGGTGATCCCAGCCTTTTTCGCAATATCAATACATGCATCAATGTTATTGACGTTATAAGACATTATAAATTTTGATGATGTCGAATAATTCGAAGTTTTATTCCATTCAGTGCCATTTTTAATATGCGGTAAATTTTCTGCCAATATAATTTTCTCAACTACCTCTGTAAGACTCTCAGATGGTACACAATACATTGCAAATTTTGCACCTACGATTTCAGCATCGCTATCATTAACCGGTACCGCCTGACCTAACTTTTGTTCCCAATTATCTTCAATACGAAGTGTGGAACGGTCACGAACAAAACCTGTTAAGCTAGCGCCTCCATCAATTTTTTGAGCTGTATTCCCAAACCTTTCTCGTGTCATAATTTCAAAACCACCGCGGCTTTTTAGATTGAGTCCCATAAATCCGACAGCAGTATCATCATCATAGGCGATGCCAATGGATTGACCTATTTTATCGGAAGGCAATACATGGTATGGTCCGAAAATAACTTTATCAATTTGTTTTTCAGAGTGTATTTTTGTGATTTCAAAAGTTAAATAATTAGGTTTACTTTTAACCTTAACATCAATTTCAGCTTCCAGTTCATCGAATTTAAGTTTCAATATTTTTCCTTTAGGTTTCCAGCTAGAAACTGGATATTTAATTCCTTCATGCTCAATAGTAATGATCGAAACTTTGTAATCTGGAATTAAAAGGTTCTTACCAGATTTCTTTTCCAACAACTCGATAACTCTACCTTTTTCATCCATCGAAATTTTAAAATAATTGTTTTCAAGAAACGGATCCTTAGTTTCAGTATTGAATGCTG from Flavivirga spongiicola encodes:
- a CDS encoding alpha-N-acetylglucosaminidase, giving the protein MKFRIVAMLLITTSMSSCNSDKKLSIKDEKVIHNLIEVYNLIERVIPGYSNQFVLESIPQENNKDTFEIASKNGKILLKGNNGVSIASALNWYLKYECNAHFSWTGDQLDLPKKLPIPKESFKKVIQPEYRVHFNYCTISYTAAWWDWERWEREIDFLALNGINMPLSVVGLEGVWYHALLKSGLTDEEARKFLVGPAFFAWQWMTNIQSHGGPLPKTWIDKHIALGKKIMNRQLELGMQPIQQGFSGYVPRIFKEKFPNAAIKQETTWLGFKGTMQLDPLDPLFKTFGKTFLETQKELFGAHGVYAADPFHEGEPPQEGEEYLNKVGKAIKDLLVDFDSEAKWAMQAWSIREGIATAVPKDRLLILDLNGERYKQDNFWGYDFVAGNLHNFGGRINMHGDMRLLASNQFKTALEKTGTAKGSGLFMEAVNQNPVYYDLAFEMPFHNSEVDINAWLKKSIARRYGTSSKSANEAWNILLEGPYKQGTNGVENSSIICARPAIDVKKSGPNYGFKIPYAPQELIKSLQLLLQDAKTLSKSDPYLFDIVDITRQVLTNLGQEIHKEAAQAFKDKNLYEFDKFSKQFLQLLKDTDQLLKTRSEFSFDKWVNDARSWGNTEEEKNLYEYNASMLVTHWGSDEDSHIFDYSWREWSGLIDGYYLPRWQKFYEMLRGHLENGTDYSEEGLPQVYERETLRANEFYDKLADWETRWIESVKTIDAKPIGNEIEAVEKTLKKYNSFFKEYYN